A section of the Alkalihalobacillus sp. LMS39 genome encodes:
- a CDS encoding iron-sulfur cluster biosynthesis family protein translates to MKLTLTKRAANFYIKEIPLQKDDALRLFVRVGGVGSGGFSVGVQKDVPHPTSYTIVKEGILFFVNEDDFWYIDGMKIDYNEDLNLMTFDNPNWTNIDHPEKKD, encoded by the coding sequence ATGAAATTGACATTAACAAAGCGAGCAGCTAATTTTTATATAAAAGAAATTCCTTTACAAAAAGATGATGCCCTCCGCTTATTTGTTCGTGTAGGAGGAGTTGGATCTGGTGGGTTTTCAGTCGGTGTCCAAAAAGATGTTCCTCACCCTACTTCCTATACCATTGTTAAAGAAGGCATTTTATTTTTCGTGAATGAGGATGATTTTTGGTATATCGATGGAATGAAAATTGATTATAACGAAGACTTGAACTTAATGACGTTTGATAATCCAAACTGGACTAATATTGATCATCCAGAAAAAAAAGATTAA
- a CDS encoding DUF2564 family protein: MSNNQYESGYNDIKQVEMAIKAAQRMVGQATMSMDEDQLQAATDALEQAKQQYHHAAAHQTGVDEAFFEMSSELLDRIDHQLLEAKK; encoded by the coding sequence ATGTCAAACAACCAATATGAATCCGGTTATAATGATATTAAGCAAGTGGAAATGGCAATAAAAGCTGCACAACGTATGGTTGGTCAAGCAACGATGAGTATGGATGAGGATCAATTACAAGCTGCAACTGACGCATTAGAACAAGCCAAACAACAATATCATCATGCAGCCGCACATCAAACAGGTGTGGATGAAGCCTTTTTTGAAATGTCTTCGGAACTACTTGACCGAATTGACCACCAGTTATTAGAAGCAAAAAAATAA